The stretch of DNA GGTGGACGAACTCCGCCTGTTCGCTCGGCTCCTGGAGCGCGGTCGTCCGGATCGCGCCCACCGCGCGACCACGCAACACTCCGGGAAGCCCGGCCACGTGGTCGGCGTGAAAGTGCGTCAACAGGACGAGCGGCACCCGCGTGACCTTGAGCTGCCGCAGACAGCGGTCCACCGCCACGGGGTCGGGGCCCGCGTCGACCACCACCGCTGTGTCGTCGCCCGCCGCGAGGACCGTGGCATCCCCCTGGCTCACGTCACACATCACGTACCGCCAGCCCGGCGGCGGCCAGCCTGTCAACGCCCTCGTGAGCGGAGGCGGTCTGACGACGGCGAGCAGCAGGAGTAAGGCGCACCCCGCGGCCAGCCACGGATGCCGCAGCAGCCTGCCGCCGACCGCGACGACGACCAGCGTCACAACGGCGAGCAGCGCCCCGCCTCGCCAGCCGCCGGGCCAGTCCACACCAGCCCCGGGAAGCGCCGCGCCCGTACGCGCGACCTTCGCGATCCACCCCACGGGCCACCCGGCACACCAGGAGACGCCACGCGCCAACGGCATCGCCCACGGGGCCAGCGCCAGCGCCGCGAAGCCGAGCAGAGTGGCCGGCGCCACGGCGATCTCCGCCAGCAGATTGCAGGGCACCCCCACCAGACTCACCCGCGAGGCGAGCACGACTACGACTGGCGCGCACACCGCCTGTGCGGCTCCCGCACAGGCCAGCGCTTCCGAGAGCCTGGGTGGTACGCCGCGTCGGCGCAGGGAGTCCCCCCAGCGCGGCGCCAAGGTCAGAAGGGCGCCGGTGGCCAGCACCGAGAGCGCGAACCCGTAGTCGCGGGACAGCCACGGGTCCCACAGCACCAGGAACAGCACGACGGCGGCGAGAGCCGGGATGAGTGATCTGCGGCGGCCGGTGCCGATGGCGATCAGCGTGAGCGTTCCGCAGGCGGCGGCCCGCACGACGCTCGGTTCGGGTCGGCAGACGATGACGAACCCCAGGGTGAGCGCGCCGCCCAGCAGCGCCGTCGCGCGCAGGGGGATTCCGAGGCGGGGCGCGAGCCCTCCGCGTTCCGCCCGGTGGGCGGTGCCCGGCGGGCCGAGCAGCAACGCGAGCAGGATCGTGAAGTTGGCGCCGCTGACAGCCAGCAGATGTGTCAGGTCCGTAGCTTTGAAGGCGTCCTCAAGGTCCGCGGGTACTCGTGAGGTGTCGCCCACGACCAGCCCCGGCAGGAGGGCGCGGGCGTCGGGCTCCAGCCCGGCGGTGGCCTTTCGCAATCCTCCGCGCATTCTTCCCGCGATCCGCTGGATCCCGGAGGGTGGCGCGGTGACGTGCGGTGGCTCTCCCTCCGGTAACCGGATGACGGCTGCCGTCCTGATATCCCCGGGCCATGGAGGCGTGAGGCGTACGTCCGCCCGCAGTCGAGTCGTGGGAAGCAGCCGCAGCCAGTCCCGCCCGTCCTTCCGATACTTCCCGTACTTCTCGTACTTCCCGTACTTCTCGCTCACGGGCGGCCTGCGGGCTCCTGGCCGTAGGTGCTCGGCTTCACCCCCGACCCGCGGTGGCCCTGCCTTGCTGGGCCACCGCGGGCCGGTGTCCGGTTCCGGCAGCCGGACGACCGCGAGGACGGGGGTGCGTGTCACCGTCGCCGCACCGCCTGCCGTACTCACGCGCACGATCTCCGCGTCGAAGAGCACCTCCGCCGGGGCAGGACGGCCTCCCAGCGTCCTGGGGCGACTCTTCCTCGGGTCCTTACCGACCTCCAATTCGACGGTGGCCCGCGCGTGCGCCTCGGCCAACTCCCGCACCGGCCCTCTGTGCCGGTCCGCCCCGTACGACGCGGCGGAGGCGGCAGCCGCGGCCACACACAACAACACGGCCCCTGACGTGACTCGCCACCGAATCCGTCCACCTCCCTGCCCGCCTCCCCCTGGTCCGCCTCCCTGTCCGCCTCCCCGTGATCCGCCTCCCCGTGGTCCGCCTCCCTGTCGTGCGCCTCCATGTCGCGGGGCCGCGCCACGCCCGCCGCGCCGGACACCATGTCCCTCACACACCAGCAGGACACCGCCCGCCAGCCCCGAACCCGCCGCCACCAGCACGGCCACGGACGACGACATCGCCAACGCGAGCGCCGCCGTCAGCCACGCTGCAAGGGCAAGTGGAACGAGCCGCAGGTCCGGCGGCCCTTCCTGCCGGGGATGCGAGTCCCCCAACCGCCCACCCGAGGCGACGTGCACAGCGTCCCGCTCGCGCGATCCGGGCTTTCGCCGCGCCTCTCCCGTGTGCCCGCCGCCGTCCGCCGTTACGGCAGGAGGGGAAGAGGCTGCGGCGGCAGACCGGCGAGGCCCCACGGACTCAACAGGGCCCAGGGGCCCCATGGGACCCACAGAAACCGCAGGACCCGCAGGACCCACAGGACCCACAGGACCCACGGGGCCCACCGATCCCGCCCCCACGGTCTCCGGAAGCGTCGAGGCCTCTCGTAGCGTCCCCGCGCGGCGGGCACCACCCTCGCCATAAGCCACCCCATCGGAGCGAGGGCCTGGACCCGTGCCGACGACACCGCCGATGGCCGGACGGTTGCCCGCTCGGCCACGGACACGGACACCCCGTCCACGCACCGCCGGGCTCCGCCGTACAGTCCAAGGCCGCCGTCCCGCCCCACCTGTCACCCCTCTTCCTGCCGGACGGCCCGCCCGACGAGCACGTACGAGTGCCGATACGAGGGGCGATACGAGTCCGGCTGAGCCGGAGCGCGATCGTGGAGGACCCGAACCGCCGCCCCCGGAACGCCTCCGCCCCGGCCCTGGGCTCACCCCCTGTCGGCGCCCCCTCTCAGGCCCCGGCGAGCGGCGTCCCTCGGCGGCGCGAGCACCCTCATGCCGACCGCCCTCAGACCGGCCAACAGCCGCGCCAACGCCCGCCGCGTCGGCCTCCGCCATACCGCGTCCCGTGACGCCTCGCCCCGGCACGCCCCGCCCCGTACCGCCTCGCCCAGGCGCCGCCCGCCTCCTCACGGCCGCACGACGTTCTGAAGGTCCGTGAAACGGCGGTCCCCGATGCCATTGACCTCCTGGAGTTCGTCCACCGAGCGGAAGCCACCGTGCTGGTCGCGGTAGTCGATGATGCGCTGGGCCAGCACAGGTCCGACGCCCGGCAAGGTGTCCAACTGCTCCACCGTCGCCGTGCTCAGCGCCACGCGGCCCGCGGGAACGGCCGCGCCGCCACCCGACAGTGCGCCCCCACCCGACGGCGCGACGCCACCCGAGGCCCCTGCCACCGGGCTCGCTCCCCCTGATGTCGGGGCCTCCACGCCCACCAGTACCTGCTCACCGTCCACGAGCAGCCGCGCCCGGTTCAGCCCTGCCGTATCCGCACCAGGACGTACGCCCCCTGCCGCCCGCAGGGCATCGGCCACCCGCGAACCAGGGGGAAGCCGTCGCACACCGGGCCGCCGCACCTTGCCGCCCACATCCACGATCACCGCCTGGCCGCCGCCCGACGCACCGGGCACGGCAGCCAGCGCGGGGGAAGCCCCGGAGGCACCGGAAGCCCTGGCGGCATCAGAGGCACCGGAGGACCCTGCGGACGCCTCCTGCCCCACCCCGCCCGTCGATCGCGCACCCGCAGGTTCCCGTACCGCCGGGGGCGCCGCGACCGGCTGTGGCCGAGCCGCCCAGAAATGCTGTACCGCGAAGCCCGTAGCCACCACGAGCACCACGGCGAGCGCGACCACACTCCTGCGTTCGAGCCCGCAGCGCACCTGGAGCCAGAGCGGCAGCCGCTCCTTTACCGCAGACCCCCACCTCCCCCGCCAGGACAAGGCAACGGAGTCGACGGACGCCCCGGAACCCACGGACGCCACGGAGTCGACGGACGCCCCGGAACCCACAGACGGCACGGACTTGCCGGATACTCCGGACTTGACGGACGCATCGGCCTTGACGGGCGCCCCGGCGAACGGATCAGAGTCCCCACCAAGCAGGCAAGTCACATTCTCCTCCGACACCCGCCTCACACCCGCCCCAGGATTCCCCTTCCGGCGCGCCCCCGTCCCAGGAATCCCCTTCCCGAGCGCCCCCACTCCTTCCCCAGGCACTCCCGCCCCAGAATCACGACCGAGCGTCGTCGCCCCTGTCCCAGGAGCCGACGCCATACCCGAGCCGGCCTCCCAGCCGCGCCCTGCCGAAGCCTCCGTCCTCGAACCACCTCGCTCCCCCGAGCGCTCGCCCACCCCCTCGAACTCGAAGACGCCTTCCACCCGTCGCCGCAGCGCGTCGGCGGACTCCCGCCCTGGACCGGGCCCGCCGCCCCGCCCCCGCACCCGGCGTCGGGCGGTGACCGCCCCGCGCGCCGAGGCAGGGGCTCCCCTCGGCCGGGAAACGGCGGACGGCCCCGCCCCGGACAAATCAGCCGCGGCCAGATCGGCCAAGGACAGATCGGGATCGGACGGACCGGCCTCGGAGACCCCGCCGCCTGAATGGATGGAGGAACGTGCGGCCGTACGGAAGGACAGCCGGGAAAGTGATCGATTTGCCATGCGGGCGACGCTAGACAGCTCTTCGCCATCCCGCTGAACTCGCCCAAATACCGTGGATAACCCGCCGGTTGTGGATAACTCGGTCACTCACACGAGTCACACCCACCTCAACCCACCCACCAGGCCTCACCCGGCCCACCAAGCCCCCGGGCTCCTCACCGCGGCCCACCGCAGGCACAGTGCGCCTCACCGCAGCGCGCCGTACACACAATGCGCCCCACCGCCGAGCCCCGCAGACACAATGCACCGCACCGCACCTCACCTCACCTCACCGAGGCGAGACAACAACCCCCAACAGCCCCGGCCCCGTATGCGCACCGATCACCGCGCCCACCTCGCTGACGTGCAGCTCGCCCAACCCGGGCAGGCGGGCACGGAGCCGCTCCGCGAGTGCCTCGGCCCGGTCGGGGGCGGCGAGGTGGTGGACCGCGACATCGACGGGACCCGACCCCGCACGCTCGGCGACGATCTCCTCCAGGCGGGCGATGGCCCTGGACGCCGTGCGCACCTTCTCCAGCAGCTCGATGCGCCCGCCGTCGAGCTGGAGCAGCGGCTTGACCGCCAGCGCCGAGCCGAGCAGCGCCTGGGCCGCGCCGATACGGCCTCCCCTGCGCAGGTAGTCGAGGGTGTCCACGTAGAAGTAGGCGGAGGTGTCGGCGGCACGTTTCTCCGCGGCGCTCACCGCATCGTCCGCGGAGCCACCGCTCTCCGCGACCTCGGCAGCCGTCAGCGCGCAGAAGCCGAGGGCCATCGCGACCATACCGGTGTCGACCACGCGGACGGGTACGGGAGCCTCGCGGGCCGCCAGGACCGCCGAGTCGTAAGTACCGGAGATCTCCGAGGAGAGGTGGAGCGAGACGATGCCGTCCGCGCCGGCATCCGCGACCCTGCGGTACGTCTCGGCGAAGACCTCGGGGCCGGGCCTCGACGTGGTCACGGACCCGCGCTTCTGCAGGACCTGCGCGAGCGACCTGGAGGAGTCCTCCGTACCGTCCTCAAGGGCCCGGCCGCCGAGGACAACGGTGAGAGGCACGGTGGTGATGCCGTGGCGCTCGATCGTCCGCTGCGGCAGATAGGCCGTTGAATCCGTGACGATCGCGACATGGCGGGACATGGGCTGGAGATTACCCGTCATGGCTCGCACGCGGCAGTCCGGCCCCTCTTCCCCCATGATCACGGCTGATTCCCCGGCCTGTCCGCCGACTCAGAAAACGGTCGGTCTCCATCCGGGGTTCCCGGGCGGACGGGGCCCGAAGACCACGGCCCCGTGCTCAGGTGGTGCTCTCCGGCCGGGGCTTCTTGCGCAGGCTCCCCGCCCACGGGCTGCCCTTCCGCGTCGACGGATCGAGCGCCGCGGGCGGAGTCTCCTCCGGCCGATCAGCCCGTGCCTGCCCCTCACTTCCGGGAGCCGAAGCCCCGGAAGTGCTGGAGTGAGCGGAAGTGCTGGAGTGAGCGGAAGTGCCGGAACCAGCGGAACCACTGGAAGCAGTGGAGGTGCCGGGAGCGTCGAAAGCGCCAGGAGTGGTCCAGTGCCGCAAGGCTCCGGCCTCCATCTCGATCTGCTGCTCAAGCGCCTCGATGTCCTCCCCCGCGAACCGACGGGCACGGTCACGCGCGGCCCACCGCAGCGCCTCCGCCGAGTGCGTGTTCTTCTCGGTGCGCTCCCTCAACGAGGGCATGCCCTCGGAGAGCCTGAGCCGGTCGGGATCACGTTCCAGCTGCTTCAGATCGTCGTCCAGCTCACGCCCATGGGCGCTCAGCCGCTCAAAGAGACCGATCGCCTCCGAGAGAGAGGCGTCCTCGGCCGAGGCTGCCGCCAGGGTCTCCTGGGTGGCCCGCATGGAAGTGCGCAGCGAGAGCCTGAGCTGTGCCAGCTCGCCGGAGGCACCGGGCTGGACGAAGGTTTTCGCGCGCAGCCTAGAGTCCTCGACGGTCCTCCTGGCCTGGAAGACAGTGCGGTCCACGCCTCGCTTCGCGGCACCGACGACCTTGACCGTCGCGTACGCGCCGACTGCGACAAAGAGAACGAAGAACAGCACCAGCACAATGATCGCTACTTCCATGGGCGCTCCTAGGTCGTACGACTCTCGCCGGGCGGCTCTTCCACCGTAAACGGACGAAGCGGGCCGGGGGTTCCGTCAGAACCCCCAACCCGCCCCTAGGGGAACCCCCCGACAAGCGAATGTGCCCAGGTGCGATCAGGCAGGCACGATGTTCACCAGCTTCGGCGCCCGCACGATGACCTTCCTGATCCCCGCGCCGTCCAGCGCGGCCACGACCCGCT from Streptomyces tsukubensis encodes:
- a CDS encoding ComEC/Rec2 family competence protein; the protein is MSSSVAVLVAAGSGLAGGVLLVCEGHGVRRGGRGAAPRHGGARQGGGPRGGGSRGGGQGGGPGGGGQGGGRIRWRVTSGAVLLCVAAAAASAASYGADRHRGPVRELAEAHARATVELEVGKDPRKSRPRTLGGRPAPAEVLFDAEIVRVSTAGGAATVTRTPVLAVVRLPEPDTGPRWPSKAGPPRVGGEAEHLRPGARRPPVSEKYGKYEKYGKYRKDGRDWLRLLPTTRLRADVRLTPPWPGDIRTAAVIRLPEGEPPHVTAPPSGIQRIAGRMRGGLRKATAGLEPDARALLPGLVVGDTSRVPADLEDAFKATDLTHLLAVSGANFTILLALLLGPPGTAHRAERGGLAPRLGIPLRATALLGGALTLGFVIVCRPEPSVVRAAACGTLTLIAIGTGRRRSLIPALAAVVLFLVLWDPWLSRDYGFALSVLATGALLTLAPRWGDSLRRRGVPPRLSEALACAGAAQAVCAPVVVVLASRVSLVGVPCNLLAEIAVAPATLLGFAALALAPWAMPLARGVSWCAGWPVGWIAKVARTGAALPGAGVDWPGGWRGGALLAVVTLVVVAVGGRLLRHPWLAAGCALLLLLAVVRPPPLTRALTGWPPPGWRYVMCDVSQGDATVLAAGDDTAVVVDAGPDPVAVDRCLRQLKVTRVPLVLLTHFHADHVAGLPGVLRGRAVGAIRTTALQEPSEQAEFVHRVAEENGVPVGTSAAGERRRTGNLDWQVLWPPQPENRPSPRGGAPPGVEPAPGEGPAHGAGTLSTGDTPSGGGEVSGERAPSDGGAPSGTGTPLGRGPAPEGGAAVVTGPAPSGGSPNDASLTLLVRTGGLTMLLPGDLEPPAQRGLLRRYGTLPSVDVLKVPHHGSAFQDPELLRRTAPRLALVSVGDDNTYGHPAPRTVAALSGAGARVLRTDRDGAIAVTVGPGVRAGVGGGMGVMTETGTGERGRSP
- a CDS encoding helix-hairpin-helix domain-containing protein, whose amino-acid sequence is MPSVGSGASVDSVASVGSGASVDSVALSWRGRWGSAVKERLPLWLQVRCGLERRSVVALAVVLVVATGFAVQHFWAARPQPVAAPPAVREPAGARSTGGVGQEASAGSSGASDAARASGASGASPALAAVPGASGGGQAVIVDVGGKVRRPGVRRLPPGSRVADALRAAGGVRPGADTAGLNRARLLVDGEQVLVGVEAPTSGGASPVAGASGGVAPSGGGALSGGGAAVPAGRVALSTATVEQLDTLPGVGPVLAQRIIDYRDQHGGFRSVDELQEVNGIGDRRFTDLQNVVRP
- a CDS encoding DegV family protein; its protein translation is MSRHVAIVTDSTAYLPQRTIERHGITTVPLTVVLGGRALEDGTEDSSRSLAQVLQKRGSVTTSRPGPEVFAETYRRVADAGADGIVSLHLSSEISGTYDSAVLAAREAPVPVRVVDTGMVAMALGFCALTAAEVAESGGSADDAVSAAEKRAADTSAYFYVDTLDYLRRGGRIGAAQALLGSALAVKPLLQLDGGRIELLEKVRTASRAIARLEEIVAERAGSGPVDVAVHHLAAPDRAEALAERLRARLPGLGELHVSEVGAVIGAHTGPGLLGVVVSPR